The Deinococcus wulumuqiensis R12 genome has a window encoding:
- a CDS encoding 50S ribosomal protein L25/general stress protein Ctc: MELNAQPRTPKQKLAEGMIAAVAYNKEKNVSFAIDRKAFDRAFRRQSTTGLFDITVEGGETFPALVKTVQMDKRKRTPIHVDFYMVTYGEPIEVGVPVHTTGRSQGEVQGGLVDIVVHNLQIVAPGPRRIPQELVVDVTKLGIGDHVTAGEIKLPQGCTLAVDPELTVISVLPPRLTSEELEAETQAAQVAGLVAAGELSEEAAAAVLEGEASVEEAKAETAAEGTEGTEGRNLDKDDHAAEENRSESGQQNG; this comes from the coding sequence ATGGAACTGAACGCCCAACCCCGTACCCCCAAGCAGAAGCTGGCCGAAGGCATGATCGCCGCCGTCGCCTACAACAAGGAAAAGAACGTTTCCTTCGCCATCGACCGCAAGGCCTTCGACCGCGCCTTCCGCCGTCAGAGCACCACCGGCCTGTTCGACATCACCGTCGAAGGCGGCGAAACCTTCCCCGCGCTCGTCAAGACCGTGCAGATGGACAAGCGCAAGCGCACCCCCATCCACGTGGACTTCTACATGGTGACCTACGGCGAGCCGATTGAAGTCGGCGTGCCCGTCCACACCACGGGCCGCAGCCAGGGCGAAGTCCAGGGCGGTCTGGTGGACATCGTCGTCCACAACCTGCAGATCGTGGCCCCCGGCCCCCGCCGCATTCCACAGGAACTCGTGGTGGACGTGACCAAGCTCGGTATCGGTGACCACGTGACCGCCGGCGAGATCAAGCTGCCCCAGGGCTGCACCCTGGCCGTGGACCCCGAACTGACCGTCATCAGCGTGCTGCCGCCCCGCCTGACGAGCGAAGAACTGGAAGCCGAAACCCAGGCGGCTCAGGTGGCCGGTCTGGTGGCTGCGGGCGAACTGTCCGAGGAAGCTGCCGCTGCCGTGCTCGAAGGCGAAGCCAGCGTGGAAGAGGCCAAGGCCGAAACCGCTGCCGAGGGCACCGAAGGCACCGAGGGCCGCAACCTCGACAAGGACGACCACGCCGCCGAGGAAAACCGCAGCGAGAGCGGTCAGCAAAACGGCTGA
- the hisH gene encoding imidazole glycerol phosphate synthase subunit HisH produces the protein MSAAPVRAAPEVLLLDYGAGNVRSAARALERAGMTVRVSDNPADVPHAPALVVPGQGHFRQVMETFDRHGFHAPVMDAARAGVPLLGICVGMQLLFDGSEEAPGVPGLGLIAGQVKKFGAAPERKVPQMGWNALQARGDSPLLRGLGPDAYAYFVHSYYVPLDTAVEHGAVTNYGVPFWSAISRGNLHAAQFHPEKSGAVGLALLSNFRREVAGGGSL, from the coding sequence ATGAGCGCCGCCCCGGTTCGTGCAGCCCCCGAAGTCCTTCTCCTCGATTACGGCGCGGGCAATGTCCGCAGCGCCGCCCGCGCCCTGGAACGCGCCGGAATGACCGTGCGGGTGTCGGACAATCCCGCCGACGTGCCGCATGCCCCGGCGCTGGTGGTGCCCGGCCAGGGCCACTTCCGGCAGGTGATGGAAACCTTCGACCGGCACGGCTTTCATGCCCCGGTGATGGACGCCGCCCGCGCCGGGGTGCCGCTGCTCGGCATCTGCGTGGGGATGCAACTGCTGTTCGACGGCTCGGAGGAAGCGCCCGGCGTGCCCGGCTTGGGATTGATTGCGGGGCAGGTCAAAAAGTTTGGGGCGGCCCCCGAGCGCAAGGTGCCGCAGATGGGCTGGAACGCCCTGCAAGCCCGGGGCGACTCGCCGCTGCTGCGCGGGCTGGGGCCGGACGCCTACGCCTACTTCGTCCACTCGTACTACGTGCCGCTGGACACTGCGGTGGAACACGGCGCCGTGACGAACTACGGGGTGCCCTTCTGGTCGGCCATCAGCCGGGGCAACCTGCACGCCGCGCAGTTTCACCCCGAAAAGAGCGGCGCGGTGGGGCTGGCGCTGCTCTCGAACTTCCGGCGCGAGGTGGCGGGCGGCGGTTCCCTGTAA